The following proteins come from a genomic window of Acinetobacter sp. SAAs474:
- the fabD gene encoding ACP S-malonyltransferase, translated as MFAKQLEQAAKATKTAFVFPGQGSQKAGMLAELAEQFTSIRETFAEASDAVGFDLWHIAQTGEGLDQTEFTQPVLLTASIALWRVWLELGGVAPKYLAGHSLGEYSALVAAGALSLADAVKLVNLRGQLMQSAVPQGTGAMAAILGLDDAKVLELCAQVNATTEDGAVEAANYNANGQVVIAGHKALVEQVIHLVKEQGAKAIALPVSVPSHCSLMKPAAEQFAIALQQTAIQLPSLAVIQNVNAQIAVDVAGVSQALTQQLYQSVQWTNTMQYLQDEGIEYIVECGPGNVLANLAKRLPKIEKAFPLDSKSRMEDALNAILVAEGKIA; from the coding sequence ATGTTTGCTAAACAACTAGAGCAAGCGGCTAAGGCAACAAAAACTGCCTTTGTATTTCCAGGCCAAGGTTCGCAAAAAGCGGGTATGTTGGCAGAATTGGCTGAACAATTTACCAGCATACGTGAAACTTTTGCGGAAGCATCGGATGCTGTTGGTTTTGATTTATGGCATATTGCACAGACCGGCGAAGGTTTAGATCAAACTGAATTTACCCAACCTGTTCTATTGACAGCGAGTATTGCCTTGTGGCGTGTCTGGCTGGAGTTGGGGGGTGTTGCACCTAAATATTTAGCAGGACACTCTTTAGGTGAATATAGTGCCTTAGTTGCTGCTGGTGCATTAAGTTTAGCTGATGCAGTAAAGTTGGTAAATTTACGTGGTCAGTTAATGCAAAGTGCAGTGCCGCAAGGTACTGGTGCTATGGCTGCGATTTTAGGCTTAGATGATGCTAAAGTTTTAGAATTATGTGCTCAAGTCAATGCCACTACTGAAGATGGTGCTGTTGAGGCTGCAAATTATAATGCCAATGGCCAAGTGGTGATTGCAGGCCATAAAGCTTTAGTTGAACAAGTGATTCATCTTGTGAAAGAACAAGGTGCTAAAGCAATTGCACTTCCTGTGTCAGTTCCATCTCATTGTTCATTAATGAAGCCGGCTGCTGAACAGTTTGCTATTGCTTTGCAACAAACGGCAATTCAGTTGCCATCGCTGGCAGTAATACAAAATGTCAACGCACAAATTGCTGTTGATGTGGCGGGTGTGAGTCAAGCGTTAACACAGCAGTTATATCAATCCGTGCAATGGACCAATACGATGCAATATCTTCAAGATGAAGGAATTGAATATATTGTCGAATGTGGTCCTGGTAATGTATTGGCCAATTTAGCAAAACGGTTACCAAAAATTGAAAAAGCATTTCCGTTAGACAGTAAAAGTCGCATGGAAGATGCACTCAATGCCATCTTAGTGGCTGAAGGAAAAATCGCATGA
- a CDS encoding DUF799 domain-containing protein, translating to MKSIGLLLAICSVLMGCMVNPQPSRDLSVYQSHMPKSILVLPPINESPDPRATYGYWSSVMVPLAEAGYYVFPMSIVDVMFKENGISNGFDAQSITPQKLQKIFGADAALYIKVKQYGSKYQVVQTVASVAVEAKLVDLKTGQLLWQGQQQLTESSAENNSGLIAMLVGAVIEQISNDVQDKGYLLSQALSQQLYTPQLNRQQGLLYGPRSPYFPQNTVEAK from the coding sequence ATGAAAAGCATAGGGTTGCTTTTAGCTATCTGTAGTGTCTTGATGGGTTGTATGGTAAATCCACAGCCTTCTCGGGATTTGAGTGTCTATCAGTCTCATATGCCAAAATCTATTTTGGTCTTACCACCGATTAATGAATCACCTGATCCACGTGCGACATATGGTTATTGGTCTAGTGTGATGGTTCCACTTGCAGAAGCGGGCTATTATGTTTTTCCAATGTCTATTGTCGATGTGATGTTTAAAGAGAATGGGATTAGCAATGGTTTTGATGCACAATCGATTACGCCGCAAAAGTTGCAGAAAATTTTTGGTGCTGATGCCGCTTTATATATTAAAGTTAAGCAATATGGTTCCAAATATCAGGTTGTGCAAACAGTAGCTTCTGTTGCTGTAGAGGCAAAACTGGTGGATTTAAAAACCGGTCAATTACTGTGGCAAGGGCAACAACAGTTGACTGAATCAAGTGCTGAGAATAATTCTGGATTAATTGCAATGTTGGTTGGTGCAGTAATTGAGCAGATTTCGAATGATGTACAAGATAAGGGCTATCTGTTGTCACAAGCACTTAGCCAGCAATTATATACACCGCAATTGAATCGTCAGCAGGGTCTACTTTATGGTCCACGTTCACCTTACTTTCCACAAAATACAGTTGAGGCAAAGTAA
- a CDS encoding DUF4810 domain-containing protein produces MKRLKMLMVGLFPLVMAGCMSQTAQPLYYWGSYPQQSYLLMSKPEKISIEAQITLLEKDLEKAKAHQQAVPPGFYAHLGLLNLDIHHTARAIEYFRLERQTYPESATLMDYLLNKMMHSSGSKP; encoded by the coding sequence ATGAAAAGATTAAAGATGCTAATGGTTGGCTTGTTTCCACTTGTGATGGCCGGATGTATGAGTCAAACGGCTCAGCCCTTATATTATTGGGGAAGTTATCCTCAACAATCTTATTTGTTGATGAGTAAACCTGAAAAAATATCCATTGAGGCACAAATTACGCTGCTTGAAAAAGATCTTGAAAAGGCTAAAGCACATCAACAGGCTGTTCCACCAGGTTTTTACGCACATCTTGGCTTGTTAAATTTGGATATTCATCATACTGCTCGCGCTATTGAATACTTTCGTTTAGAGCGCCAGACCTATCCTGAATCCGCAACATTAATGGATTATCTATTGAATAAAATGATGCATTCATCTGGGAGTAAGCCATGA
- the fabG gene encoding 3-oxoacyl-ACP reductase FabG codes for MTQERKIALVTGASRGIGAAIAEQLIQDGFFVVGTATSEAGAAKLTSSFAAQGVGKVLDVRDGTAIDTLITEIEQQYGSVLVLVNNAGITKDNLLLRMSEDDWDDILNIHLKAVYRLSKRVLKGMTKARFGRIINISSVVAHFANPGQANYSAAKAGIEAFGRSLAKEMGSRQITVNAVAPGFIATEMTDQLSEEIRKKMSDQVALNRLGDPQDIANAVSFLASDKASYITGSVLHVNGGLYMS; via the coding sequence ATGACACAGGAACGTAAAATTGCATTAGTTACTGGTGCAAGTCGAGGAATTGGCGCTGCTATTGCAGAACAGTTAATCCAAGATGGTTTTTTTGTTGTAGGTACGGCAACCTCTGAAGCAGGTGCAGCTAAACTTACCAGCAGTTTCGCAGCGCAAGGTGTTGGAAAAGTCCTTGATGTTCGTGATGGCACTGCAATAGATACACTCATTACTGAAATTGAACAACAGTATGGTTCAGTTTTGGTTTTGGTTAATAATGCAGGAATTACAAAAGATAATTTGTTACTGCGTATGTCAGAAGATGACTGGGATGACATTTTAAATATTCATTTAAAAGCAGTTTATCGTCTATCTAAACGTGTTTTAAAAGGTATGACCAAGGCACGTTTTGGCCGAATTATTAATATTAGCTCGGTTGTTGCCCATTTTGCTAATCCAGGACAAGCCAATTACTCAGCGGCAAAGGCAGGGATTGAGGCATTTGGTCGTAGCTTGGCTAAAGAGATGGGAAGCCGTCAAATTACTGTAAATGCTGTAGCTCCTGGTTTTATTGCCACTGAAATGACTGATCAATTGAGCGAAGAAATTCGTAAAAAAATGAGTGATCAAGTGGCATTAAATCGATTAGGCGATCCGCAAGATATTGCGAATGCTGTAAGCTTCTTAGCTTCAGATAAAGCAAGTTATATTACGGGTTCAGTATTACATGTAAATGGTGGTTTATACATGAGCTAA
- the acpP gene encoding acyl carrier protein — protein MSDIELRVKQAVAEQLGLKAEEIKNEASFMDDLGADSLDLVELVMSFENDFDITIPDEDSNEITTVQSAIDYVAKKLG, from the coding sequence GTGAGCGATATCGAACTACGCGTTAAGCAAGCAGTAGCAGAACAACTTGGTCTTAAAGCTGAAGAGATTAAAAACGAAGCATCTTTCATGGATGATTTGGGTGCAGACTCTCTTGATCTTGTTGAGCTCGTGATGTCTTTTGAAAATGATTTCGATATTACGATTCCAGATGAAGATTCTAATGAAATCACTACAGTACAATCAGCGATTGACTATGTTGCTAAAAAACTAGGTTAA
- the adeC gene encoding AdeC/AdeK/OprM family multidrug efflux complex outer membrane factor, which yields MQKLWSITGRSMTVSALALALAACQSMRGPEPVVQANIPSSYSNASGSSIAEQGYKDFFADPRLIQVIDLALENNRDLRTAALNIERAQQQYQISRNNELPTIGASGSVLRQDTIGSSGPTTSYNIGLGLTAYELDFWGRVRSLKDSALDTYLATQSARDATQISLISQVTQAWLTYAYANANLQLAEKTLKSQLDAYNLNKKRFDVGIDNELSVRQAQISVETARNDVASYKTQVAQAKNALNLLAGEPVPDNLLAKNKVSKITNIDAIGTGLPSDLLLNRPDLRSAEFKLSAAGANIGAARAQLFPTITLTGTAGYGSTDLSDLFKSGSFIWSVGPSLNLPIFDWGTRRSNVKIAEIDQKIALSDYEKSIQSAFSEVNDALAVRYNIADRLSAQRRLVEASKASYRLSSARFNAGIDGYLNVLDAQRSSYAAEQGLLTLEQANLNNQVELYKSLGGGVKANSSTTVQKPLSSEQQHRQNQ from the coding sequence ATGCAAAAATTATGGTCTATCACAGGTCGTAGCATGACGGTATCTGCACTCGCGCTTGCTTTGGCTGCATGCCAAAGCATGCGTGGCCCAGAGCCCGTCGTACAGGCAAATATTCCAAGCAGTTATAGCAATGCTTCTGGTTCATCTATTGCAGAACAAGGTTATAAAGATTTTTTTGCTGATCCAAGATTAATACAAGTCATCGATCTTGCATTAGAGAATAACCGTGATTTGCGTACAGCAGCGTTAAATATCGAACGTGCTCAGCAACAATACCAAATCTCACGCAATAATGAGCTTCCGACCATTGGTGCCAGTGGTAGTGTATTACGTCAAGACACCATTGGATCGTCTGGACCTACAACAAGCTATAATATTGGCTTAGGTCTAACGGCATATGAATTAGACTTCTGGGGACGTGTGCGTAGTTTAAAAGATAGTGCTTTAGATACCTATCTTGCAACACAAAGTGCACGTGATGCGACACAGATTTCACTGATTAGCCAAGTCACTCAAGCTTGGTTAACCTATGCCTATGCCAATGCCAATTTACAACTGGCTGAGAAAACACTCAAAAGCCAACTGGATGCCTATAATCTCAATAAAAAACGTTTTGATGTTGGGATTGACAACGAACTCTCCGTACGTCAAGCACAAATCTCTGTTGAAACCGCACGTAATGATGTAGCAAGCTATAAAACACAAGTAGCTCAAGCTAAAAACGCACTTAATCTATTGGCTGGTGAACCAGTACCTGACAATCTATTAGCAAAAAATAAAGTGAGTAAAATCACCAATATTGATGCTATTGGAACTGGACTACCAAGTGATCTCTTGCTGAATCGTCCAGATTTACGTAGTGCAGAATTTAAACTGTCTGCAGCAGGTGCTAATATTGGTGCAGCAAGAGCACAGCTCTTTCCAACCATTACACTCACAGGTACTGCAGGTTATGGTAGTACTGATTTAAGTGATTTATTTAAATCAGGTAGCTTTATTTGGTCTGTAGGTCCTAGCCTGAATCTTCCGATTTTTGACTGGGGTACACGTCGCAGTAATGTTAAAATTGCTGAAATTGATCAAAAAATTGCCTTATCTGATTATGAAAAATCTATTCAGTCTGCATTTAGCGAAGTCAATGATGCTTTAGCGGTCCGCTATAATATTGCTGACCGTCTTTCTGCACAACGACGCTTAGTTGAGGCATCTAAAGCATCTTACCGACTTTCAAGTGCCCGTTTTAATGCGGGTATTGATGGTTATCTTAATGTCTTAGATGCGCAGCGTAGTTCTTATGCGGCTGAACAAGGTTTATTAACATTAGAACAGGCAAACTTGAACAATCAAGTCGAGCTTTATAAATCTTTAGGCGGCGGTGTAAAAGCCAACAGTAGTACAACTGTACAAAAACCGTTAAGTTCTGAGCAACAGCATCGTCAAAATCAGTAA
- a CDS encoding SDR family oxidoreductase: MKKLNHLNQQVVWITGASSGIGRALAKACALQGASVILTARRFDVLEQVRLTLAHPEQHLCIAMDITNEAEVSEAYQKVLAHKGRIDWLINNAGLSQRALITETSMQTERTIMEIDYFAQVFLTKTVLPTFMQQQSGRIIFVSSVAGLLGTQYRASYSAAKAAIHMWANSLRAEIADQGIEVSVLFPGFVNTDVSLNALNGAGEAQCHQDEAIEQGLDADQFARMALKALMDGQEYIVIGGAKERLGTWISRLSPSTLYKMIRKAKVK, translated from the coding sequence ATGAAAAAATTAAATCATTTAAATCAACAGGTAGTATGGATTACAGGTGCATCATCTGGTATTGGTAGGGCACTGGCAAAAGCATGTGCCTTGCAGGGTGCATCGGTTATTTTAACTGCACGTCGTTTTGACGTACTAGAGCAGGTTCGTTTGACACTCGCTCATCCAGAACAACATCTGTGTATTGCCATGGATATTACCAATGAAGCTGAAGTCTCTGAAGCCTATCAAAAGGTATTAGCGCATAAGGGACGTATTGATTGGTTGATTAACAATGCGGGTTTGAGTCAACGTGCTTTAATTACAGAAACCAGTATGCAAACTGAACGTACCATTATGGAGATCGATTATTTTGCACAAGTGTTTTTAACTAAAACCGTATTACCAACTTTTATGCAACAACAGTCAGGACGGATTATTTTTGTATCGAGTGTCGCAGGATTGTTGGGCACTCAATATAGAGCCAGCTATTCTGCTGCCAAAGCCGCAATTCATATGTGGGCCAATAGTCTTCGCGCTGAAATTGCCGATCAAGGCATTGAGGTATCTGTTCTTTTTCCTGGTTTTGTCAATACAGACGTATCGTTAAATGCACTCAATGGTGCAGGAGAAGCACAATGTCATCAAGATGAAGCAATTGAGCAAGGTTTAGATGCGGATCAATTTGCTCGGATGGCATTAAAAGCACTGATGGATGGTCAAGAATATATTGTCATTGGTGGTGCCAAAGAACGTTTAGGCACGTGGATTTCACGTTTATCGCCGAGTACTTTATATAAAATGATTCGTAAAGCTAAAGTAAAATAA
- a CDS encoding universal stress protein: MAFNNILVPIDGSATAYSAVDKAVELAKAFNSKITVVQVLTLDPYIAAEYISASQTNELIERARKFILASLEEAKAKFAESGVTVETKLLEGQVIHREITQAAEDIHADIIIMGSHGRTGLKKLFLGSVAQSVLSEGTTPVMIIRD, from the coding sequence ATGGCATTTAATAATATCCTCGTTCCTATTGATGGTTCAGCAACAGCATATTCCGCTGTAGATAAAGCTGTAGAGCTTGCTAAAGCATTTAATAGTAAAATTACGGTCGTTCAAGTTCTGACTTTAGATCCTTATATTGCAGCTGAATATATTTCAGCATCTCAAACAAATGAACTCATTGAAAGAGCCAGAAAATTTATTTTAGCATCACTTGAAGAAGCAAAAGCCAAATTTGCCGAAAGTGGTGTGACCGTCGAAACCAAACTACTCGAAGGACAAGTCATTCATAGAGAAATTACACAAGCTGCTGAAGATATCCATGCCGATATTATTATTATGGGATCACATGGCCGTACAGGATTAAAAAAACTGTTCCTTGGCAGTGTTGCACAAAGTGTACTCAGTGAAGGCACTACACCAGTCATGATTATTCGAGATTAA
- a CDS encoding CsgG/HfaB family protein: protein MLDKIVLLSVISVFGLSACSTTESSKVIQATKVNTAGQATQYKGLKTPISIGNFDNRSNYMRGIFTDHVDRLGGQAKTILETHLQQSGYFSVLNRDNLAALAQESQFNQAPQSIKGARYVITGDVSEFGRKEVGDQQLFGLLGRGKSQIAYAKVNLNIVDVKTSEIVHSVQGAGEYALSEREILGFGSTASYDSTLNGKVLDLAIREAVNNLVNDIQTNQWLVR, encoded by the coding sequence ATGCTAGATAAAATTGTCTTACTCAGTGTTATCAGTGTATTTGGTTTAAGTGCATGTTCAACAACAGAAAGTTCTAAAGTTATTCAAGCAACCAAAGTGAATACTGCAGGTCAAGCAACGCAATATAAGGGATTAAAAACACCGATTTCAATTGGCAATTTTGATAATCGTTCCAATTATATGCGTGGAATTTTTACAGATCATGTCGATCGATTGGGGGGACAAGCCAAAACAATTTTGGAAACCCATTTACAGCAAAGTGGTTATTTCTCTGTATTAAATCGCGATAACCTCGCAGCCTTAGCACAAGAGAGTCAGTTTAATCAGGCACCACAATCCATTAAAGGTGCACGTTATGTGATTACAGGTGATGTTTCGGAATTTGGTCGTAAAGAGGTGGGTGATCAGCAATTATTTGGCCTATTAGGGCGTGGTAAATCTCAGATTGCCTATGCAAAAGTCAATTTAAATATTGTCGATGTCAAGACTTCAGAAATTGTGCATTCAGTACAAGGTGCAGGTGAGTATGCCTTAAGTGAGAGAGAGATCTTAGGATTTGGCAGTACAGCATCATATGATTCCACTTTAAATGGTAAGGTTTTGGATTTGGCAATACGTGAAGCGGTTAATAATCTGGTAAATGATATCCAAACCAATCAATGGCTTGTACGCTAA
- a CDS encoding valine--tRNA ligase, translating into MTNSAQNIATTYDPTEIEKKWYQTWEERGYFKPSQQGESFCIMIPPPNVTGNLHMGHGFNNAIMDALTRYNRMSGKNTLWQPGTDHAGIATQMVVERQLAAENISRHDLGRDKFIEKVWQWKEQSGGNITRQIRRLGSSVDWSRERFTMDEGLSNAVKEVFVKLHEEGLIYRGKRLVNWDPKLQTALSDLEVESDKEEQGSLWHFKYFFEDKSLRTHDGKDYIVVATTRPETLLGDTAVAVAPDDERYAHLVGKNIILPITGRAIAIVQDEYVEKEFGTGCVKITPAHDFNDYEVGKRCELAIINIFNKNAEVLAEFEYIAKAGEQISKTIPAPAEYIGLERFAARQKLVEQAEAEGWLDQIQPYTLKPPRGDRSGVIVEPLLTDQWYVKIAPLAQPAIQAVKDGDIKFVPEQYSNMYMAWMNNIQDWCISRQLWWGHRIPAWYDEQGNVYVGRNEAEVRQQNNIAADVVLNQDEDVLDTWFSSALWTFSTLGWTGDAEKDANNYFLNTFHPTDVLVTGFDIIFFWVARMIMMTMHFMKNEDGSAQIPFKTVYVHGLVRDGEGQKMSKSKGNVLDPLDLIDGVDLETLVQKRTYGLMNPKQAAKIEKSTRKEFPEGIQAYGTDAVRFTFCALANTGRDIKFDMKRVEGYRNFANKIWNATRFVLMNVEGQQVGQTAHPELWELPEQWIISRLQKAEAAVQQAFATYRLDLAAQAIYEFIWNEYCDWYVELTKPVLNDEQVPEARKAEVRRVLLAVMEASLRLAHPIMPYLTEEIWQTLAPKLGIAGETIMLASYPTPDCAKINEQAEADMQWLQGLIGAVRNIRGEMGLGNARLLPVLLQNTTDAEKAQISRIEPLFKALAKVENITFLNSDQQAPLSSSSVIGHVSVLVPMKGLIDPQAELARLQKDLDKVQKQHDQIANKLSNPGFVNKAPAAVVEGEKAKLAEFVDQLNKIRANMEQIAAL; encoded by the coding sequence ATGACAAATTCAGCGCAAAATATTGCGACCACCTACGATCCAACCGAGATCGAAAAAAAATGGTATCAAACTTGGGAAGAACGTGGTTATTTTAAACCATCTCAACAAGGCGAATCTTTTTGTATCATGATTCCGCCACCCAATGTCACTGGTAATTTACATATGGGACATGGCTTTAACAATGCCATTATGGATGCACTGACTCGCTATAATCGGATGTCAGGTAAAAATACCTTATGGCAACCGGGTACCGATCATGCTGGTATTGCGACACAAATGGTGGTTGAACGTCAACTTGCTGCAGAAAATATTAGCCGCCATGATCTTGGCCGTGACAAATTTATTGAAAAAGTATGGCAATGGAAAGAACAATCTGGCGGTAACATCACGCGTCAAATTCGTCGTTTAGGTTCATCTGTTGATTGGTCACGTGAACGCTTTACAATGGATGAAGGTCTATCCAATGCCGTTAAAGAAGTTTTTGTTAAACTGCATGAGGAAGGACTCATTTATCGTGGTAAACGCCTAGTAAACTGGGATCCTAAATTACAAACTGCACTTTCTGATCTAGAAGTAGAATCTGATAAAGAAGAACAAGGTTCATTATGGCACTTCAAATACTTCTTTGAAGATAAGTCATTACGTACACATGATGGTAAAGACTATATTGTCGTTGCAACTACGCGTCCCGAAACACTGTTAGGTGATACCGCTGTTGCCGTAGCACCAGATGATGAACGCTATGCGCATCTGGTAGGAAAAAACATTATTTTACCTATTACAGGTCGTGCAATTGCGATTGTTCAAGATGAATATGTTGAAAAAGAGTTTGGTACAGGCTGTGTTAAAATTACACCTGCACATGACTTTAACGACTATGAAGTCGGTAAACGCTGTGAATTAGCGATTATTAATATCTTTAATAAAAATGCAGAAGTTCTAGCAGAATTTGAGTATATCGCTAAAGCAGGTGAACAAATTTCAAAAACCATCCCTGCACCAGCAGAATATATTGGTTTAGAACGCTTTGCGGCACGTCAAAAATTAGTTGAACAGGCAGAGGCAGAAGGTTGGTTAGATCAAATTCAACCTTATACCCTTAAACCACCTCGTGGTGACCGTTCTGGTGTCATTGTTGAACCATTACTGACCGATCAATGGTATGTCAAAATTGCACCGTTAGCACAACCTGCAATTCAAGCAGTCAAAGATGGTGATATCAAATTTGTTCCCGAACAATACAGCAATATGTATATGGCTTGGATGAACAACATTCAAGACTGGTGTATTTCTCGTCAATTATGGTGGGGCCACCGTATTCCTGCTTGGTATGATGAGCAAGGCAATGTCTATGTTGGACGTAATGAAGCTGAAGTACGCCAACAAAATAATATTGCTGCCGACGTTGTTTTAAATCAGGATGAAGATGTCCTTGATACTTGGTTCTCTTCTGCACTCTGGACATTCTCAACTCTAGGCTGGACGGGCGATGCTGAGAAAGATGCAAACAATTATTTCTTAAATACCTTCCATCCAACAGATGTACTGGTCACTGGTTTTGATATCATTTTCTTCTGGGTTGCCCGTATGATTATGATGACCATGCACTTTATGAAAAATGAAGATGGTAGCGCTCAAATTCCATTTAAAACCGTTTATGTACATGGCCTAGTTCGTGATGGTGAAGGTCAAAAAATGTCAAAATCTAAAGGGAACGTACTCGACCCATTAGATTTAATTGATGGGGTTGATCTGGAAACACTGGTACAAAAACGTACTTATGGATTAATGAACCCGAAACAAGCGGCTAAAATTGAAAAATCTACCCGTAAAGAATTCCCTGAAGGTATTCAAGCATACGGAACTGATGCTGTACGCTTTACTTTCTGTGCCCTTGCCAATACAGGTCGTGATATCAAATTTGATATGAAACGTGTTGAAGGCTATCGTAATTTTGCCAATAAAATTTGGAATGCTACACGTTTTGTACTGATGAATGTTGAAGGACAACAGGTTGGACAAACTGCGCATCCTGAACTGTGGGAATTACCAGAACAGTGGATTATCAGCCGATTACAAAAAGCCGAAGCTGCAGTTCAGCAAGCATTTGCGACTTATCGTCTAGACTTAGCGGCACAAGCAATTTATGAGTTTATCTGGAATGAATATTGTGATTGGTATGTAGAATTAACCAAACCAGTACTCAATGATGAACAAGTCCCTGAAGCACGTAAAGCAGAAGTGCGTCGCGTACTCTTGGCTGTTATGGAAGCCTCTTTACGACTCGCTCATCCAATTATGCCATATTTAACTGAAGAAATTTGGCAAACGCTTGCACCAAAATTGGGGATTGCAGGTGAAACGATTATGCTGGCATCATATCCAACGCCTGATTGTGCAAAAATCAACGAACAAGCCGAAGCAGATATGCAATGGTTACAAGGTCTGATTGGTGCTGTACGTAATATTCGTGGAGAAATGGGCCTAGGCAATGCACGTTTATTGCCTGTATTATTACAAAATACTACTGACGCTGAAAAAGCTCAGATTTCACGTATTGAACCTTTATTTAAAGCTTTAGCAAAAGTTGAAAATATTACATTCTTGAATTCTGACCAACAAGCACCATTGTCTTCATCTTCTGTCATCGGCCATGTTTCTGTCTTGGTTCCAATGAAAGGTTTGATTGATCCTCAAGCAGAATTAGCACGGTTACAAAAAGACTTAGACAAGGTACAAAAGCAACATGATCAGATTGCCAATAAGCTTTCTAATCCTGGATTTGTCAATAAGGCACCCGCAGCCGTGGTTGAAGGTGAAAAAGCTAAACTGGCTGAATTTGTAGATCAATTAAATAAAATCAGAGCCAATATGGAACAAATTGCGGCACTTTAA